In one window of Leptospira hartskeerlii DNA:
- the hfq gene encoding RNA chaperone Hfq, with the protein MSAKNNIQDQLLNTARKEKLELTIYLLNGVPLKGKVVSFDNFTIVLEQENKQSLVYKHAISTIIPAKVIKLYTEEAAKEAPSA; encoded by the coding sequence ATGTCTGCTAAAAATAATATACAGGACCAACTGCTCAATACGGCTAGAAAAGAAAAACTAGAATTGACCATCTATCTTCTAAACGGAGTTCCTCTAAAAGGTAAAGTGGTAAGTTTCGATAATTTTACTATAGTCCTTGAGCAGGAAAATAAGCAGAGTTTGGTGTATAAACACGCGATCTCAACGATCATTCCTGCCAAAGTAATCAAACTTTATACAGAAGAAGCAGCAAAAGAAGCTCCTTCCGCCTAA